One region of Sulfuriroseicoccus oceanibius genomic DNA includes:
- the polX gene encoding DNA polymerase/3'-5' exonuclease PolX, translated as MSNGAPNVSRDTLATTLEQIATLLELQGENPFKTRAYRNGAETVRSYDGDIVAIAANNELAGIPGIGKALQDKLHELASTGKLEFYDKLRAQFPDTIFELFEIQGLGPKKIKALYQELEVGSIARLKEVCESGEVSQLGGFGKKTVANILEAIAFREQNASSFDRKTATHAAEMICDFLRTLPDAGQIEVAGSLRRGKETVGDLDFLVTTKNPQAVCDAFAAAPFVDRTIAHGSTKVSINLDNGLQCDLRAISADELPFALSYFTGSKEHNVEVRSRMRKRGVSLNEYGLTPIDEANAPEIPEIRTEADLYKFLELDYIPPALRENRGEFDAAAEGTLPRLIELGDLRGTFHNHTVASDGNATLREMAEAAIDLGLEYLGIADHSKSSFQANGLDASRLQWQIDEIRKLNDEFKQEGVNFRVFAGSEVDILKDGSLDFPDDVLAQLDYVVASVHNAFTLPEAQQTQRIIDAISNPHVTMLGHLTGRLLLKREPYAVDVNAVIDAAAETKTIIELNANPRRLDMDWRHWHSARDRGVLCSINPDAHSTKGLQMLRFGIDVARKGWLRKQDVLNTRTTREVERYLNL; from the coding sequence ATGAGCAACGGAGCACCGAACGTCAGCCGCGACACCCTGGCCACCACCCTGGAGCAAATTGCGACTCTGCTGGAGTTGCAGGGCGAGAACCCATTCAAGACCCGCGCCTACCGCAATGGCGCCGAAACCGTCCGCAGCTACGACGGTGACATCGTTGCCATCGCCGCCAACAACGAACTGGCAGGCATTCCCGGCATCGGCAAAGCGCTTCAAGACAAGCTCCACGAGCTGGCCAGCACCGGGAAACTCGAGTTCTACGACAAACTGCGCGCCCAGTTCCCCGATACCATTTTCGAACTCTTCGAGATCCAGGGACTTGGCCCAAAGAAAATCAAAGCACTCTACCAGGAACTGGAAGTCGGCTCGATTGCACGCCTGAAAGAAGTCTGCGAATCCGGCGAAGTCTCACAGCTCGGCGGATTTGGCAAAAAAACCGTCGCCAATATCCTCGAGGCCATCGCGTTCCGCGAGCAAAACGCCAGTTCGTTCGACCGCAAAACCGCTACCCACGCCGCAGAAATGATCTGCGACTTCCTCCGCACACTGCCCGATGCCGGACAAATCGAAGTAGCCGGATCGCTGCGCCGCGGCAAGGAAACCGTCGGTGACCTCGACTTTCTGGTCACGACCAAGAACCCACAAGCCGTCTGCGACGCATTCGCCGCCGCTCCATTTGTCGACCGCACCATCGCCCACGGATCAACCAAGGTTTCGATCAACCTGGACAACGGCCTGCAGTGCGACCTACGTGCCATTTCCGCCGACGAGCTTCCGTTCGCCCTCAGCTACTTCACCGGCAGCAAGGAGCACAACGTCGAAGTCCGCTCGCGGATGCGCAAACGCGGTGTCTCGCTCAATGAGTACGGACTGACACCAATCGACGAGGCGAATGCTCCGGAGATCCCAGAAATCCGCACCGAAGCCGACCTTTATAAATTCCTCGAACTCGATTACATCCCACCGGCACTGCGCGAGAACCGCGGCGAGTTCGATGCCGCCGCAGAAGGCACACTGCCACGACTGATCGAACTGGGCGACCTGCGCGGCACGTTCCACAACCACACCGTTGCCTCCGACGGCAATGCCACGCTGCGGGAAATGGCGGAGGCCGCGATCGATCTCGGCCTGGAGTATCTTGGAATTGCCGATCACTCGAAGTCGTCGTTCCAAGCCAACGGCCTCGATGCCTCGCGCCTGCAGTGGCAGATCGACGAAATCCGCAAACTCAACGACGAGTTCAAACAAGAGGGCGTGAACTTCCGTGTCTTCGCCGGCTCGGAGGTCGATATCCTCAAAGACGGGTCGCTCGACTTCCCAGACGACGTGCTCGCCCAACTCGACTACGTCGTGGCCTCGGTGCACAACGCATTCACCCTGCCGGAAGCCCAGCAAACCCAGCGCATCATCGACGCCATCAGCAACCCACACGTCACCATGCTCGGCCACCTCACCGGCCGCTTGTTATTGAAGCGCGAGCCATACGCCGTGGATGTCAATGCCGTCATCGATGCCGCCGCCGAAACCAAAACCATCATCGAACTCAATGCCAACCCACGTCGCCTCGACATGGACTGGCGCCACTGGCACAGCGCCCGCGACCGCGGCGTGCTCTGCTCGATCAACCCGGACGCCCACTCCACCAAAGGCCTGCAAATGCTCCGCTTCGGCATCGACGTCGCCCGCAAAGGATGGCTCCGAAAACAAGATGTGCTCAATACGCGGACGACGAGGGAGGTTGAAAGGTACCTTAACCTGTAG
- the creC gene encoding two-component system sensor histidine kinase CreC — MSLTLRILLGFVLIAVVGVVFVLNPVLERVERQYLEAAEEPMVDIAEVLAGVVSAQIERDGEVDATMGEGLRRAHRRELRAAIYDLLKQDVTLNVYVTDAKGVVLFDSEQSQNVGRSYLHLRDVAFTLAGEYGARSSRLDESDLASSVMYVAAPIVSGGEIIGSLTVSKPQRSLLVFIEQTRKRIKALAWGGAVALLVLGWLLSRWVTHPLRVLTGHAEAVSRGERSAAPKMPGRHLRVLGDAVEDMREALDGRSYVESYVQTMTHEMKSPVAAIRGAVELLDAELPPERRERLLANIRSESLRLQSLNDQLLALASLESRDSVECDEPVDLAKVVHRVVDHARPMDVAAGPRVVAECRGQAVVRGEEFLLEMALGNLVQNAVEFSPADGEVRVTVDGTDESEVRVIVEDEGAGIPEYAISRVFDRFYSLARPESGRKSSGLGLCFVRQAIELHGGSVTLQNRPDGSGARAEMRVPV, encoded by the coding sequence ATGAGCCTGACCCTTCGCATTCTGCTCGGCTTTGTCCTCATCGCGGTGGTCGGTGTGGTCTTTGTGTTGAACCCTGTGTTAGAGCGGGTTGAGCGGCAGTATCTGGAAGCGGCGGAAGAGCCGATGGTCGACATTGCCGAGGTGCTGGCGGGCGTGGTGTCGGCCCAGATTGAGCGGGATGGGGAAGTGGACGCAACGATGGGCGAAGGCTTGCGGCGTGCACACCGGCGTGAATTGCGCGCCGCGATCTATGACCTGCTGAAGCAGGACGTTACGCTGAATGTCTATGTGACCGATGCAAAGGGCGTGGTTCTGTTCGACTCCGAGCAGTCTCAGAATGTCGGGCGCAGTTATTTGCATCTGCGCGACGTGGCTTTCACCTTGGCCGGGGAGTATGGAGCGAGGTCGTCGCGGTTGGACGAGTCGGATCTAGCGTCATCGGTGATGTATGTTGCGGCGCCGATTGTGAGTGGGGGCGAGATTATCGGATCGCTCACGGTTTCGAAGCCGCAGCGCAGTTTGCTTGTGTTCATCGAGCAAACGAGGAAGCGGATCAAAGCGTTGGCTTGGGGTGGTGCGGTGGCTTTGCTGGTGCTGGGGTGGCTGCTTTCACGCTGGGTGACGCATCCGTTGCGGGTGCTGACCGGCCACGCGGAAGCGGTGAGCCGGGGCGAAAGATCAGCGGCGCCTAAGATGCCTGGAAGGCATTTACGGGTGCTCGGCGACGCGGTAGAGGACATGCGCGAGGCTCTCGACGGTCGCAGTTACGTCGAGTCGTACGTTCAGACCATGACCCACGAGATGAAGTCGCCGGTGGCTGCGATCCGGGGCGCGGTGGAATTGCTTGATGCCGAGTTGCCGCCGGAACGGCGTGAGCGATTGCTCGCTAACATCCGATCGGAGTCGTTGAGGCTACAAAGTTTGAACGATCAATTGTTGGCGCTGGCGTCGTTGGAGTCGCGCGACAGCGTGGAGTGCGACGAACCCGTGGACTTGGCAAAGGTGGTGCATCGGGTGGTCGACCACGCCCGGCCTATGGATGTAGCTGCTGGGCCGCGTGTGGTTGCCGAGTGTCGCGGCCAGGCGGTCGTGCGCGGTGAGGAGTTCCTGCTTGAGATGGCGCTGGGGAACTTAGTGCAGAACGCAGTCGAGTTTTCACCAGCCGACGGCGAGGTGCGCGTCACCGTCGATGGAACTGACGAGAGCGAGGTGCGCGTGATCGTGGAGGACGAAGGCGCTGGAATCCCGGAGTACGCGATCTCCCGTGTGTTTGATCGGTTCTATTCGCTGGCGCGTCCGGAATCCGGCCGTAAGAGCTCGGGGCTTGGGCTGTGCTTCGTCCGCCAGGCCATCGAACTCCACGGCGGGTCGGTAACGCTTCAGAACCGCCCTGACGGTTCTGGAGCCAGAGCGGAGATGAGGGTGCCGGTGTGA
- the creB gene encoding two-component system response regulator CreB, with amino-acid sequence MFDSTTRRRILIVEDEPSIRDNIVYSLEADGFDSEACATGGEALEKLDAARFDLVVLDVGLPDMTGFDLCRKLRESSAVPVIFLTARASEIDRVVGLEIGGDDYVTKPFSPRELNARVRAVLRRAEGAVAPAVGQTGAVMEDSSPLVIDRECWQVRYFGETLELSRYEFRLLAVMEERPGRVFSRAQLMDAAWEEPEASMERTVDTHIKSLRAKMRQVSPTADLIKTHRGIGYSLEQIDNAPL; translated from the coding sequence ATGTTTGATTCCACCACACGTCGTCGCATCCTGATCGTCGAGGACGAACCTTCCATCCGCGATAACATTGTCTACTCGCTGGAAGCCGATGGCTTTGACTCCGAGGCTTGTGCCACGGGCGGCGAGGCGTTGGAGAAGCTGGATGCGGCCCGCTTCGACCTGGTTGTGCTGGATGTTGGGTTGCCGGATATGACCGGGTTCGACCTGTGCCGCAAGCTTCGGGAGTCGTCGGCGGTGCCGGTGATCTTCCTTACCGCGCGTGCCAGTGAGATCGACCGTGTGGTCGGGTTGGAAATCGGTGGCGACGACTATGTGACAAAGCCATTCAGTCCGCGTGAACTCAATGCGCGGGTGCGGGCTGTGTTGCGTCGGGCGGAGGGTGCGGTGGCACCAGCGGTCGGTCAAACCGGAGCGGTAATGGAAGATTCCTCCCCGCTGGTGATTGACCGTGAGTGTTGGCAGGTGCGGTATTTTGGCGAGACGTTGGAATTGTCGCGCTACGAGTTCCGTTTGCTAGCGGTAATGGAGGAGCGTCCGGGGCGGGTGTTCTCCCGTGCGCAATTGATGGACGCCGCGTGGGAAGAACCTGAGGCGTCGATGGAGCGCACGGTGGATACGCATATCAAGAGCTTGCGCGCGAAGATGCGGCAGGTGAGCCCCACCGCGGACCTTATCAAGACGCATCGGGGGATTGGCTATAGCTTGGAGCAGATCGACAACGCACCGTTGTAG
- a CDS encoding inner membrane CreD family protein has product MKNQLTVRRLLATVFIFGCTAVAWFLLGGALTYRTEDGAREMDKGVAGNWGPSMAQAHPVAWYVSPTGEKGRSFVRPRSSRIAVDLDYEPLRKGLFWYRGYKTGFHAQYEIPNPTPIAQTIYVSFKLPAKEASYTNFAFVLGDLDSSAQVPSEGVITQAVVVPPHGSVPLRVAYDSRGLDRWGYLLGDTDRVQNFELVMTTSFDEVNFPEGTGSPVERERSGDGWKFVWSYPDVIGAQSIGMDMPKALNAGPVAARISFFAPVSLLFFFAVLLIFGAVRGINLHPMNYFFLAAGCFAFQLLFAYLVDVVALLPAFAISAVVSLVLVNGYLHAVGGGRITRISLPAQFAYMVLFSYSFFFDGLSGLTITIGAIVTLALLMMTTAKVDWGEKFGGRKAKPTPPPMPPGGASAMRQAKG; this is encoded by the coding sequence ATGAAGAATCAACTGACTGTACGGAGATTGTTGGCGACGGTGTTTATTTTCGGCTGCACCGCGGTGGCGTGGTTTCTACTTGGCGGCGCATTGACCTACCGCACCGAGGATGGTGCGCGTGAGATGGATAAAGGGGTGGCGGGGAACTGGGGGCCGTCAATGGCCCAGGCGCATCCGGTGGCGTGGTATGTCTCGCCGACCGGCGAAAAGGGGCGCAGCTTCGTGCGGCCGAGGTCGAGTCGGATCGCTGTGGATTTGGACTATGAGCCGTTGCGCAAGGGCTTGTTCTGGTACCGCGGATACAAGACGGGCTTCCACGCACAGTACGAGATTCCAAACCCCACGCCGATCGCGCAAACCATCTATGTCTCGTTCAAATTGCCGGCGAAGGAGGCGAGTTACACGAACTTTGCCTTCGTGCTCGGCGATCTCGATTCCAGTGCACAGGTGCCTAGCGAAGGTGTGATCACACAAGCCGTGGTGGTGCCGCCGCATGGGAGTGTGCCGTTGCGCGTCGCGTATGACAGCCGTGGGCTAGACCGTTGGGGCTATCTGCTGGGCGACACCGATCGCGTGCAGAATTTCGAACTGGTGATGACCACGAGCTTCGATGAGGTCAACTTCCCCGAGGGAACGGGGTCGCCGGTAGAACGGGAACGTAGCGGTGACGGTTGGAAGTTTGTCTGGAGCTATCCCGATGTGATCGGTGCGCAGTCGATTGGAATGGACATGCCCAAGGCGTTGAACGCCGGACCGGTGGCTGCAAGGATCAGCTTCTTTGCTCCGGTGTCGTTGTTGTTCTTCTTTGCTGTGTTGCTGATTTTCGGCGCGGTGCGTGGCATCAACCTGCACCCGATGAACTACTTCTTCCTGGCTGCCGGGTGCTTTGCGTTCCAGTTGTTGTTTGCCTATCTGGTCGATGTGGTGGCGTTGTTGCCGGCGTTTGCGATCTCGGCGGTGGTGTCGTTGGTGTTGGTGAATGGGTATCTGCACGCGGTGGGAGGGGGGCGGATCACGCGCATTTCGTTGCCGGCGCAGTTCGCGTACATGGTGTTGTTTAGCTACAGCTTCTTCTTTGATGGATTGAGTGGGCTTACCATTACCATCGGGGCGATTGTGACTCTGGCGCTGTTGATGATGACCACGGCTAAGGTGGATTGGGGGGAGAAGTTCGGGGGGCGCAAAGCCAAGCCAACCCCACCGCCCATGCCGCCGGGAGGAGCCAGTGCGATGCGCCAGGCGAAGGGGTGA